The Lycium ferocissimum isolate CSIRO_LF1 chromosome 10, AGI_CSIRO_Lferr_CH_V1, whole genome shotgun sequence genome window below encodes:
- the LOC132033442 gene encoding cytochrome P450 81Q32-like, which yields MDSLYLYFPVLFFALYIISHHFLHKLQNLPPSPFPTLPFIGHLYLLGKPFHRALFKVSNRYGPAVFLQFGSRPVLLVSSPSAAEECFTKNDIIFANRPDFLSGKHFGYNFTSLAWSSYGEHWRNLRRISSLEVLSSYRIQTLSSIRSDEINYLIRRLFRVSIESPEKMVEMKSSLFNFTFNVISRMIAGKRYYGEKVENSKEANLFQDISTDTLAIIPKANILDFLPFMRWFGLHSVEEKMTEIQEKRDNFMQNEIDEHRRSKTSGSFPSAEVVAGKKKTIMEVLLDLQKTDPEYYTDETIRNLMLVLLQAGSDTSAVTLEWAFSHLLDNPKILKKAQTEIDNHVGQDRLIDESDFAQLPYIRCIINETLRMHPAAPLLVPHFSSEECKVAGYRVPRGTVLLVNAWGIHHDPKVWEDPEKFNPDRFIGFEGVKEGCKFIPFGSGRRGCPGENLAIHVIGLALGSLLQCFQWDKRNREIIDMSEGTGFTLSPKVQPLLAKCSPRQNMVKLLSEI from the exons ATGGACAGCCTTTATCTGTATTTCCCAGTTCTGTTCTTTGCTCTTTATATCATCAGCCATCATTTTCTTCACAAGCTACAAAACCTTCCCCCTAGCCCATTTCCAACACTACCTTTCATTGGCCATCTCTACTTATTGGGTAAACCTTTCCACAGAGCCTTATTCAAAGTCTCGAATCGTTATGGTCCGGCAGTCTTTCTTCAGTTTGGCTCTCGGCCTGTCCTCCTAGTTTCATCACCTTCAGCAGCAGAAGAATGCTTTACCAAAAATGATATCATCTTTGCCAATCGCCCTGATTTTCTCAGTGGTAAGCATTTCGGGTACAATTTTACCAGCCTTGCCTGGTCCTCTTATGGAGAGCACTGGAGAAATCTTCGAAGAATTTCCTCTCTTGAAGTTCTATCTTCCTATAGAATTCAGACACTATCAAGCATCCGTTCTGATGAAATAAACTACCTGATTCGTAGACTCTTTCGAGTCTCCATAGAGAGTCCGGAAAAAATGGTGGAGATGAAATCATCTCTTTTTAACTTCACGTTCAATGTGATATCAAGAATGATTGCAGGAAAAAGATATTACGGAGAGAAAGTAGAGAACTCAAAAGAAGCTAACCTATTCCAGGATATATCAACAGATACGCTAGCCATTATTCCAAAGGCTAATATTTTGGATTTCTTGCCATTCATGAGGTGGTTTGGATTGCATAGTGTTGAGGAAAAGATGACGGAAATACAGGAGAAGAGAGATAACTTTATGCAAAACGAAATAGACGAGCATCGACGATCAAAGACCAGTGGCTCCTTTCCTTCAGCAGAGGTTGTGGCAGGGAAGAAGAAAACTATCATGGAAGTCTTGTTAGATTTACAGAAAACAGACCCCGAATACTACACAGATGAAACAATTAGAAACCTAATGTTG GTCCTACTCCAAGCTGGATCAGATACTTCAGCTGTAACATTAGAATGGGCTTTTTCACACTTGCTTGACAAtccaaaaattttaaagaagGCACAGACTGAAATTGACAATCACGTTGGACAAGACCGCCTAATTGATGAATCCGATTTTGCTCAACTTCCTTACATCCGATGCATCATCAATGAGACATTGCGGATGCATCCAGCAGCCCCTTTACTTGTGCCTCACTTTTCATCAGAAGAGTGTAAGGTTGCAGGCTATCGAGTTCCGCGTGGAACAGTTCTATTAGTGAATGCATGGGGCATACATCATGACCCTAAGGTATGGGAGGACCCAGAAAAGTTCAATCCTGATAGATTTATAGGCTTTGAAGGTGTCAAAGAGGGCTGCAAGTTTATTCCATTTGGATCAGGTAGGAGGGGTTGCCCTGGTGAGAACCTAGCCATTCATGTCATTGGATTGGCACTGGGCTCACTTCTTCAATGCTTTCAGTGGGATAAGCGTAACAGGGAGATAATCGATATGAGTGAAGGGACTGGGTTCACACTTTCACCAAAGGTTCAGCCTCTACTGGCAAAATGTTCTCCACGACAAAACATGGTTAAACTTCTTTCTGAAATCTAA